A stretch of the Glutamicibacter sp. JL.03c genome encodes the following:
- a CDS encoding RNA-binding protein — translation MLVDALDHMVRGIVEEPEDVKVALKSTRRGDLLEVRVNPEDLGRVIGRQGRTARALRTVMAALAKESVRVDVIDTDRRRG, via the coding sequence GTGCTCGTTGATGCGCTAGACCATATGGTGCGCGGAATCGTCGAGGAACCGGAAGACGTCAAGGTCGCCTTGAAGTCCACCCGCCGCGGCGATTTGCTCGAAGTTCGTGTCAACCCTGAAGATCTCGGTCGTGTGATCGGACGCCAGGGACGCACCGCGCGAGCACTGCGTACCGTCATGGCAGCGCTGGCCAAGGAATCGGTTCGTGTTGATGTCATCGACACCGATCGACGCCGCGGCTAA
- the lepB gene encoding signal peptidase I: MNQIARSERASVKRRAFSWAWRFAVLAIILGLLSTIIFRATVTDLFHIDSNSMQSTLNPGQSIAVDRRAYRDAPPQRGDVIVFDGRGSFLPYARASFADDLLGALSLTGTGSKYVKRVIGVGGDTVECKGPQCQITVNGQPVEEAYIFAGDAPSEQEFSVRVPEGRLWVMGDHRSTSKDSRSLLGASGGGMISVERVVGKATDVVWPLDQRAAIR; the protein is encoded by the coding sequence ATGAACCAGATTGCCCGCAGCGAGCGAGCATCGGTGAAGCGCCGGGCCTTTTCTTGGGCCTGGCGCTTCGCTGTTCTTGCCATTATTCTCGGCCTGTTGAGCACCATCATCTTCCGCGCGACGGTGACCGACCTCTTCCATATCGACTCCAACTCCATGCAGTCGACCCTCAACCCCGGCCAGAGCATCGCGGTTGACCGCCGCGCCTACCGCGACGCGCCGCCGCAGCGCGGAGACGTCATCGTCTTCGACGGTCGCGGTTCTTTCCTTCCTTATGCCAGGGCGAGTTTCGCCGACGATCTGCTCGGCGCATTGAGCCTCACCGGCACCGGCAGCAAATACGTCAAGCGCGTCATCGGGGTCGGGGGCGACACCGTGGAATGCAAAGGGCCCCAGTGCCAGATCACGGTCAATGGCCAGCCTGTCGAGGAGGCCTATATCTTTGCCGGCGATGCGCCGAGCGAGCAGGAATTCTCCGTGAGGGTCCCGGAAGGACGCCTGTGGGTGATGGGCGATCACCGCTCCACCTCCAAGGACTCGCGCTCGCTGCTCGGGGCCAGTGGTGGTGGAATGATCAGCGTCGAACGAGTCGTGGGCAAGGCAACCGACGTTGTCTGGCCGCTGGACCAACGCGCTGCGATCAGGTAA
- a CDS encoding S1 family peptidase — protein sequence MPNPNKKTAQRGIVAAAATALVVGSSFMPAVAAPEATSSPSLSASSSEKATPSATTTEGAVDTTGLPEAIERDLGKTVDEFVKDGETSDAASKVRDELKSKGIEATASVKDAKVEITVEKGASAEAKEVIKATAVPAPIVLTEVDSSARTVDKVYTELLANIEPSELKRVTAILRTGEGLKIYAKDFDKKEAQTQVKSKSAGSSSDKLTIEQFVGEANHVEGEVSSGTAKTTAEEDIYGALGYAMDESGAPTKSSLVCSLGFNAWNPSGGDAVISAGHCTKDGAMKILGLAEQSAPDEQPSLGLKLGTFGFSQFGGPNNSGFTSEELNSMTQEEFDSLEPGTDISVIDDINPALNLHPAVSKWADGKAPRDDVFNVTGTSKAVVGSEVCSSGRTTGWSCAEIFGEGVFFVDGGDGTYRSVEGFVSDNPGQNVLDQGDSGGPALVGSNAVGINSANAPGEDERPNTNDDIAMYTSLDDVFNDKYIDGYAVKLFINAPTLTTQPGIEVVAGSEISGNVKGAKSGTQVDVIVDGEVVDTVTVDSNGNFTFSAPDQTGDYEFTLRAHKGFDKSAATQGNVVVVAVPSPSPSPSPTQSPTPTPSPTEEPSKTPTEEPSKTPTEEPSKTPTEEPSKTPTEEPSETEDSSEAPQDDKSDEPTKSATPKETPKNDDPLADTGSSSAPLIAVGGALALVGAMFLLFRRGNRRHG from the coding sequence ATGCCAAATCCAAATAAGAAGACTGCGCAACGAGGCATCGTTGCTGCAGCCGCTACCGCTTTGGTAGTTGGCAGTAGCTTCATGCCTGCCGTTGCGGCGCCGGAGGCGACCAGCTCGCCATCCTTATCGGCCTCCTCGAGCGAGAAGGCCACGCCTAGTGCAACCACCACTGAGGGCGCTGTAGACACCACCGGTCTTCCAGAAGCGATCGAACGCGATCTGGGCAAGACCGTCGACGAATTCGTCAAGGATGGCGAAACTAGCGATGCTGCGTCGAAGGTTCGCGATGAGCTGAAGTCCAAGGGAATCGAAGCTACCGCCTCCGTTAAGGATGCCAAGGTGGAAATTACAGTTGAGAAGGGGGCTAGCGCCGAGGCCAAGGAAGTCATCAAGGCAACCGCGGTTCCGGCACCGATCGTTCTTACTGAAGTTGATTCATCGGCTAGAACTGTCGACAAGGTTTATACCGAGCTCCTGGCAAACATTGAGCCATCAGAACTGAAGCGCGTCACCGCGATTCTTCGGACCGGAGAAGGACTGAAAATCTACGCGAAGGACTTCGACAAGAAAGAAGCGCAGACTCAGGTAAAGTCGAAGTCGGCTGGTTCTTCCTCTGACAAGCTGACCATTGAGCAGTTTGTCGGTGAAGCGAATCACGTCGAGGGCGAAGTCAGTTCTGGTACAGCAAAGACCACCGCAGAGGAAGACATCTACGGTGCGTTGGGTTATGCAATGGACGAATCCGGGGCACCGACGAAATCGTCATTGGTTTGCTCGCTCGGTTTCAATGCTTGGAATCCCTCCGGTGGTGACGCAGTGATCTCAGCCGGACACTGCACCAAAGATGGCGCCATGAAGATTCTTGGTTTGGCTGAACAGTCTGCTCCAGATGAGCAACCATCGCTGGGACTGAAGTTGGGCACCTTTGGATTCAGCCAATTCGGTGGTCCGAATAATTCAGGATTCACTTCCGAAGAGCTGAACTCGATGACTCAAGAAGAATTCGACAGCCTCGAACCAGGTACTGACATCTCTGTTATTGATGACATAAACCCAGCATTGAACCTGCATCCAGCGGTTTCCAAATGGGCTGATGGCAAGGCGCCTCGCGACGATGTTTTCAACGTTACTGGCACATCAAAGGCAGTTGTCGGTTCGGAAGTATGTTCTTCGGGACGTACTACCGGTTGGAGCTGTGCCGAAATTTTCGGTGAAGGTGTCTTCTTCGTCGACGGCGGAGATGGAACGTATCGTTCGGTAGAAGGGTTCGTTAGCGATAACCCGGGACAGAATGTTCTTGATCAGGGCGACTCAGGTGGCCCCGCTCTGGTAGGGAGCAATGCTGTGGGTATCAACTCGGCTAATGCTCCCGGTGAAGACGAGCGCCCCAACACTAATGACGACATCGCGATGTACACCTCGCTCGATGATGTATTCAACGACAAGTACATCGACGGATATGCGGTTAAGCTCTTTATCAACGCTCCGACTCTGACCACGCAACCGGGTATTGAAGTTGTGGCTGGCAGCGAAATCTCCGGAAACGTCAAGGGTGCTAAATCTGGTACTCAGGTCGACGTAATTGTTGATGGCGAAGTTGTTGACACCGTAACTGTTGATTCGAACGGCAACTTCACTTTCTCCGCCCCTGACCAGACTGGCGACTACGAGTTCACCCTTCGGGCGCACAAGGGCTTCGACAAGTCTGCAGCGACTCAGGGCAACGTAGTTGTTGTGGCGGTTCCGTCTCCGTCTCCGTCTCCGTCTCCGACTCAGTCGCCAACTCCGACTCCATCTCCGACGGAGGAGCCTTCTAAGACCCCGACGGAGGAGCCTTCTAAGACCCCGACGGAGGAGCCTTCTAAGACCCCGACGGAGGAGCCTTCCAAGACTCCAACTGAAGAACCATCGGAAACTGAAGATTCCTCTGAAGCTCCACAGGATGACAAGTCTGACGAGCCAACCAAGTCCGCAACTCCAAAGGAAACTCCTAAGAACGACGATCCACTGGCTGATACCGGTTCGAGCAGCGCTCCATTGATCGCTGTAGGTGGCGCACTGGCCCTGGTCGGCGCAATGTTCCTCCTGTTCCGTCGCGGCAACCGCCGTCACGGCTAA
- the rpsP gene encoding 30S ribosomal protein S16, with the protein MAVKIRLKRFGKMRAPFYRVVVMDSRAKRDGRAIEEIGKYHPTENPSIIEIDSERAQYWLSVGAQPTEQVHKLLNITGDWQKFKGIDGQEGTYQVAEPKPAFVAPEKGSVILPEAITKKAEKPAAEEAEAEATEAE; encoded by the coding sequence GTGGCCGTTAAAATTCGTCTGAAGCGCTTCGGTAAGATGCGCGCACCTTTCTACCGCGTTGTTGTCATGGACTCCCGCGCAAAGCGCGATGGCCGTGCCATCGAGGAGATCGGTAAGTACCACCCAACCGAGAACCCATCGATCATCGAGATCGATTCTGAGCGTGCTCAGTACTGGCTGTCGGTTGGCGCTCAGCCAACCGAGCAGGTTCACAAGCTGCTGAACATCACCGGTGACTGGCAGAAGTTCAAGGGCATCGACGGCCAGGAAGGCACCTACCAGGTTGCCGAGCCTAAGCCAGCATTCGTTGCACCTGAAAAGGGTTCGGTGATCCTTCCTGAGGCCATCACCAAGAAGGCTGAGAAGCCAGCTGCTGAAGAGGCAGAGGCCGAAGCAACCGAGGCTGAGTAA
- a CDS encoding YifB family Mg chelatase-like AAA ATPase, whose amino-acid sequence MSTARTSAAAIHGVGVSLVEVEADLGNGIPGFIILGLPDASLNEARERIKAAARNTGIPLANRKLTVNLSPATLPKYGSGFDLAILIAALAADQQLLASPSTLYLAELGLDGTLKAVPGVLPAVQLAKEHGLERVIVAEGNGNEARLVQGLEVISARHLGQVLRYCGAQDELITIHLHHPLSAKSSAESTMMGAGNEEADLQLVNGQQEARMALELAAAGGHHLIMVGPAGAGKTMLAKCLPTIMPPLDDLQALEATAVHSITRGARHEVNQLQRTPPFVAPHHTASLSALIGGGTSQLIPGAITRAHHGILFLDEAAQFNTGVLDALRQPIEEGYINLARAKGHQRLPARFQLILASNPCPCGRNFGTGTGCTCTPMARRRYFARLSGPILDRVDLQVRVNPVHQSQLLGTTPNESSHAVRERVLATRERSQKRLRAFSISCNAQIPTQVLRHELKYPAQTKKALELLATRRGLSARGIHRLLRVAWTVADQQQHAAPTEDDLAVAAHLRQSLENS is encoded by the coding sequence ATGAGCACCGCTCGGACCAGCGCTGCCGCCATCCACGGCGTCGGCGTCTCATTGGTCGAGGTTGAAGCCGATCTAGGCAACGGAATCCCCGGGTTCATCATCCTTGGCCTGCCTGACGCCTCATTGAATGAAGCCCGGGAGCGCATCAAGGCTGCCGCTAGGAATACCGGTATCCCATTGGCCAATCGCAAGCTGACGGTCAACCTCTCGCCGGCCACCCTGCCCAAATACGGTTCCGGATTCGACCTGGCGATCCTCATCGCAGCCTTGGCCGCCGATCAGCAATTGCTCGCCAGCCCCTCCACCTTGTACCTGGCTGAACTGGGCTTGGATGGGACCCTCAAGGCCGTGCCCGGCGTCCTGCCAGCAGTGCAGCTGGCCAAGGAACATGGCCTGGAGCGAGTCATCGTAGCTGAAGGCAATGGCAACGAGGCACGATTGGTCCAAGGCCTCGAGGTCATCTCTGCCCGCCATCTCGGACAGGTGCTGCGCTATTGCGGAGCCCAGGACGAGCTGATCACTATCCATTTGCACCATCCGCTTTCAGCAAAATCGTCCGCTGAATCGACGATGATGGGTGCCGGGAACGAGGAAGCCGACCTGCAACTGGTCAACGGGCAGCAAGAAGCGCGGATGGCCTTGGAACTAGCTGCTGCCGGGGGACACCACCTGATCATGGTCGGCCCTGCCGGCGCGGGGAAAACCATGCTGGCCAAGTGTCTGCCGACCATCATGCCCCCGCTGGACGACCTGCAAGCGCTGGAAGCCACGGCAGTTCATTCCATAACGCGCGGGGCAAGGCACGAGGTGAATCAGCTCCAGCGAACCCCGCCATTCGTCGCGCCACACCATACAGCATCGCTCTCCGCGCTCATCGGAGGAGGAACCTCGCAGCTGATTCCCGGTGCGATCACCCGGGCGCATCACGGAATCCTGTTCTTGGATGAGGCCGCCCAATTTAATACCGGAGTCCTTGACGCACTGCGCCAGCCCATCGAAGAAGGCTATATCAACCTGGCGCGTGCAAAAGGCCACCAACGATTACCGGCCCGCTTCCAGCTGATCCTGGCATCCAATCCATGCCCATGCGGCCGGAACTTCGGGACGGGGACTGGCTGCACCTGCACGCCCATGGCTCGACGCAGATATTTCGCCCGCTTGTCAGGCCCGATACTGGATCGCGTCGACCTGCAGGTGCGGGTCAATCCGGTGCATCAATCGCAACTGCTGGGCACCACGCCCAATGAATCAAGCCACGCGGTTCGCGAACGGGTCCTGGCCACCCGGGAACGCAGCCAGAAACGGCTACGAGCATTCTCCATCAGCTGCAACGCCCAGATCCCGACACAAGTGCTGCGCCACGAGTTGAAGTATCCGGCGCAAACCAAGAAGGCGTTGGAACTGCTCGCTACCCGTCGCGGCCTCTCGGCCCGTGGCATCCACCGACTGCTCCGTGTGGCGTGGACCGTAGCGGACCAGCAACAGCATGCAGCTCCCACCGAAGACGACCTTGCCGTTGCCGCTCACCTGCGGCAAAGCCTCGAGAATAGTTAG
- a CDS encoding DUF2469 domain-containing protein, with amino-acid sequence MAGDDLENYESDMELQLYREYKTVVGLFNYVVETERRFYLANQVDVKTLSNAGEVYFELNLTDAWVWDIYRQGRFVKSVKVLTFKDVNVEELNRDELQIPKEGLDS; translated from the coding sequence ATGGCTGGCGACGACCTGGAAAACTACGAGTCCGACATGGAACTGCAGCTTTACCGCGAGTATAAAACCGTGGTGGGGCTCTTCAACTACGTAGTCGAGACCGAACGGCGCTTCTACCTGGCCAACCAGGTGGACGTGAAAACACTGAGCAACGCCGGTGAAGTCTACTTCGAGCTGAACCTGACCGACGCGTGGGTGTGGGACATCTACCGTCAGGGGCGTTTCGTGAAATCCGTGAAGGTGCTGACTTTCAAGGATGTCAACGTCGAGGAACTCAACCGCGATGAGCTGCAGATCCCCAAGGAGGGACTGGACTCCTAA
- a CDS encoding LysE family translocator, with product MTVASALAAFAIVALLMTLVPGVDTALILRSAMTLGRVEAIVAALGICTGVFIWGVAAAAGASAVLAASHVAYQILTYAGAAYLIFLGSQMIYRSLKNKDVEAIKVDVPRSKWRNFTTGMVTNLLNPKIGVFYIATIPQFTPTGTHSLLMGVALAAVHVLLTLAWASVLIIGVKLAGRWLSSARAVSWMDRITGTVLVGFGVKVALSRP from the coding sequence ATGACCGTTGCCTCTGCCCTAGCAGCCTTTGCCATCGTTGCACTGTTAATGACCTTAGTTCCTGGCGTGGATACAGCCTTAATATTGCGTTCCGCAATGACATTGGGGCGCGTCGAGGCGATCGTCGCCGCGTTGGGGATCTGCACGGGAGTCTTCATCTGGGGTGTCGCAGCGGCCGCCGGAGCTTCCGCTGTCCTGGCCGCGTCTCATGTGGCCTATCAAATCCTCACCTACGCTGGTGCCGCGTATCTGATTTTCCTGGGCAGCCAAATGATCTACCGCAGTTTGAAGAATAAGGATGTGGAAGCCATAAAGGTTGATGTGCCACGCAGCAAGTGGCGCAATTTCACCACCGGCATGGTCACCAACTTGTTAAATCCAAAGATTGGCGTGTTCTATATCGCCACAATTCCACAGTTCACTCCGACCGGGACCCATTCTTTGCTTATGGGGGTTGCGCTGGCAGCGGTACACGTTCTCTTAACTCTTGCTTGGGCCTCCGTACTCATCATCGGGGTTAAGCTTGCCGGGCGTTGGTTGAGCTCGGCTCGCGCCGTGTCATGGATGGATCGGATCACGGGGACCGTCCTGGTTGGATTTGGCGTGAAGGTTGCGCTCTCGCGCCCCTAA
- the lepB gene encoding signal peptidase I, with the protein MSAAPAENPQDKGPLYRVWRFIREIVIIVAIALALSFVIKTFFFRAYYIPSGSMEHTLEVNDRIFANLMVPGPFELNRGDVVVFRDDLGWLPPLAESPTAFENVLSFVGILPAADEQYLVKRIIGMPGDTVEYDAAVGKLKINGEAIDEPYIYTGNKPSDMEFSVTVPQGKIWVMGDHRAASADSRFHTDIQGGFVDMDSVQGRASIISWPTSRWGTVDSHDEVFANVPDATSK; encoded by the coding sequence GTGAGCGCCGCACCAGCAGAGAATCCCCAGGACAAGGGGCCGCTATACAGGGTATGGCGCTTCATTCGCGAGATCGTCATCATCGTCGCCATAGCATTGGCGCTCTCCTTCGTGATCAAGACTTTCTTCTTCCGCGCCTATTACATTCCGTCGGGCTCCATGGAGCACACGCTGGAAGTCAACGACCGCATCTTCGCGAACTTGATGGTCCCCGGGCCCTTTGAGCTGAACCGAGGCGACGTTGTCGTCTTCCGCGACGATCTGGGCTGGCTGCCGCCGCTGGCTGAATCGCCGACCGCGTTTGAAAACGTCCTCTCATTCGTCGGCATCCTGCCGGCAGCCGACGAGCAGTACTTGGTCAAGCGCATTATCGGCATGCCGGGGGACACGGTGGAATACGATGCGGCCGTCGGCAAGCTGAAGATCAATGGCGAAGCGATCGACGAGCCATACATCTACACCGGCAATAAGCCGTCGGACATGGAATTCTCCGTTACCGTGCCTCAAGGCAAGATTTGGGTCATGGGCGATCACCGTGCCGCCAGCGCCGACTCCCGCTTCCACACCGACATCCAAGGCGGTTTCGTGGACATGGACTCGGTCCAGGGACGCGCCTCGATCATCTCCTGGCCAACTTCGCGGTGGGGCACCGTCGACTCCCACGACGAAGTCTTCGCCAACGTTCCTGATGCGACCAGCAAATAA
- the trmD gene encoding tRNA (guanosine(37)-N1)-methyltransferase TrmD, giving the protein MRLDVISIFPEYLQPLSLSLIGRAAEDGILDLNVTNLRDFTEDKHRKVDDTPYGGGAGMVMMPEPWGRALDSVRPADAQGPKPTLIVPSPAGAVFNQQIAYDLAEEEHLVFACGRYEGIDERVVDYAHENFNVVPVSIGDYVLNGGEVAVMVMVEAIARLIPGVIGNPESLVEESHSDVLLEYPVYTKPASWRGREVPEVLLGGNHQRVGRFRRDEQIKRTAARRPDLITQMDVSSLNRRDRDALWHSGFAVVDGVITAKSELDWATGAGAEGAEKN; this is encoded by the coding sequence ATGCGCCTAGATGTCATCTCGATTTTCCCCGAGTACCTGCAGCCGCTCTCGCTCTCGCTGATCGGCCGGGCAGCGGAAGACGGCATCCTGGATCTGAACGTCACCAATTTGCGCGACTTCACCGAAGACAAGCACCGCAAGGTCGACGACACTCCCTATGGCGGTGGCGCCGGCATGGTGATGATGCCCGAGCCGTGGGGCCGCGCCCTGGACTCGGTTCGTCCCGCCGACGCGCAGGGCCCCAAGCCCACCTTGATCGTTCCTTCACCCGCCGGGGCGGTGTTCAATCAGCAGATAGCCTACGATCTGGCCGAAGAAGAGCACCTGGTCTTCGCCTGCGGACGCTACGAAGGCATTGATGAACGCGTGGTCGACTACGCGCACGAGAACTTCAACGTCGTCCCGGTATCCATCGGCGATTACGTGCTCAACGGGGGAGAAGTGGCGGTCATGGTGATGGTCGAGGCTATTGCCCGCCTGATCCCCGGCGTCATCGGCAACCCTGAATCCCTGGTGGAGGAGTCCCACTCGGATGTCCTGCTGGAATATCCGGTCTACACCAAGCCTGCCTCGTGGCGCGGACGCGAGGTTCCCGAGGTACTGCTGGGCGGCAATCACCAGCGGGTTGGCCGCTTCCGCCGCGATGAGCAGATCAAGCGCACCGCGGCCCGCCGCCCGGATTTGATCACCCAGATGGATGTCTCCTCCTTGAACCGTCGCGATCGCGACGCTCTGTGGCATAGCGGATTCGCTGTGGTTGACGGCGTGATCACTGCCAAGTCCGAGCTGGACTGGGCGACCGGTGCCGGTGCCGAAGGCGCCGAGAAGAACTAG
- a CDS encoding YraN family protein, whose protein sequence is MRKAAQRLGAAGEQAAARYLSEHHYELLDRNWRCSAGELDAVARTASGQIVAIEVKTRSSMRYGTGFDAITAQKYRRLHKLLILWAQAHRIFIPQPRVDIIEVYPVGTEYTCLLHPAVQP, encoded by the coding sequence ATGCGCAAAGCGGCACAACGTTTGGGTGCAGCCGGGGAACAGGCCGCCGCCCGGTACCTCAGCGAGCACCACTACGAGCTCCTCGACAGGAATTGGCGCTGCTCGGCGGGGGAATTGGATGCCGTAGCGCGAACGGCCAGCGGCCAGATCGTAGCCATCGAGGTGAAAACCCGTTCCTCCATGCGCTATGGCACGGGCTTTGACGCGATCACCGCGCAGAAATACCGCCGGCTTCACAAGCTGCTGATTCTCTGGGCCCAGGCCCACCGGATCTTCATCCCGCAACCACGCGTGGACATCATCGAGGTGTATCCCGTTGGCACGGAGTACACCTGCCTGCTGCACCCAGCGGTGCAGCCATGA
- a CDS encoding ribonuclease HII, which translates to MAASTKTGKSQSTTLDYERALAARHGVKFIGAVDEVGRGALAGPITVGITVIDINQVSEFPELRDSKLLRPETREELVPKVRRWAAGYGVGHASAQEIDSLGVTAALRLAGTRAVEQCAVAPQAILLDGSYDWLTAPEPDLFDVLADDRDPVGLHLPVTTIIKGDMTCQAIAGASILAKVERDGIMSELASEQPDFGWDINKGYATAAHRAAITALGPCDYHRKSWNLTSQADTADGEATTKKAK; encoded by the coding sequence ATGGCCGCATCAACGAAGACCGGCAAGAGCCAGTCCACCACCCTTGATTACGAGCGCGCTCTGGCTGCCCGCCACGGGGTGAAGTTCATCGGAGCCGTGGATGAAGTAGGCCGCGGCGCCCTGGCAGGACCGATTACCGTGGGCATCACCGTGATCGACATCAACCAGGTCAGCGAGTTCCCGGAACTGCGCGACTCGAAGCTCTTGCGCCCTGAAACCCGCGAGGAGCTGGTGCCCAAGGTGCGCCGGTGGGCCGCCGGATATGGTGTTGGCCATGCATCTGCCCAGGAGATCGACTCCCTGGGCGTCACCGCAGCCTTGCGCCTGGCCGGTACCAGAGCCGTGGAACAGTGCGCCGTCGCGCCCCAAGCGATCCTGCTGGATGGAAGCTACGATTGGCTGACCGCTCCGGAACCGGACTTGTTCGACGTGCTCGCCGACGATCGCGATCCGGTGGGCCTGCACTTGCCGGTGACCACCATCATCAAAGGCGACATGACCTGCCAGGCGATTGCCGGTGCCTCCATCTTGGCCAAGGTCGAGCGCGACGGGATCATGAGTGAATTGGCCTCGGAACAGCCCGACTTCGGATGGGATATCAACAAGGGCTACGCTACCGCCGCGCACCGGGCGGCGATTACCGCTCTGGGACCTTGCGATTACCACCGCAAGAGCTGGAACTTGACTTCGCAGGCCGATACGGCCGATGGTGAAGCAACAACAAAGAAAGCAAAGTGA
- the rimM gene encoding ribosome maturation factor RimM (Essential for efficient processing of 16S rRNA): MRLQVARIGKPHGIRGEVTVQVLTDNPEDRFTAGEELIVVDGPVKSLTVKNARWNKTILLLSFKEINDRNQAETLRGARLEIEVSDEPEDDSDEWYEHELLDLKVMLEGKQVGVITALRTNPAQDLLVFEDSEGNEIYLPFVDEFVPEIDPEAGTVVITPPAGLLTLNSDEESTEEEH, translated from the coding sequence ATGCGATTGCAGGTTGCCCGCATCGGCAAGCCCCACGGTATCCGTGGCGAAGTCACCGTTCAGGTTCTCACCGACAACCCCGAGGATCGCTTCACCGCTGGCGAGGAACTGATCGTTGTCGACGGCCCGGTCAAAAGCCTCACCGTGAAGAACGCCCGCTGGAACAAGACCATCCTGCTGCTGTCCTTCAAGGAGATCAACGACCGCAACCAGGCCGAGACGCTTCGCGGTGCCCGCCTGGAGATCGAGGTCTCCGATGAACCCGAAGACGATTCGGATGAATGGTACGAGCACGAGCTGCTGGACCTGAAGGTCATGCTCGAGGGCAAGCAGGTCGGCGTGATCACCGCGCTGCGCACCAACCCCGCACAGGACCTGCTGGTGTTCGAAGATTCCGAAGGCAACGAGATCTACCTGCCCTTCGTCGACGAGTTCGTGCCCGAAATCGATCCGGAAGCCGGCACCGTCGTGATCACTCCGCCCGCCGGCCTGCTGACCCTGAACAGCGACGAAGAGTCCACCGAGGAAGAGCACTAA
- the rplS gene encoding 50S ribosomal protein L19, with amino-acid sequence MHILDSVNAASLRSDVPAFGPGDTLKVHVNIIEGKNSRVQVFQGYVMGRQGHGVGETFTVRKVSFGTGVERTFPVHSPIIEKIEVVTKGDVRRAKLYYMRDRHGKAARIREKRDFNTKK; translated from the coding sequence ATGCATATTCTTGACTCAGTCAATGCAGCTTCGCTGCGTTCGGACGTCCCAGCTTTCGGTCCAGGCGACACCCTGAAGGTGCACGTCAACATCATCGAAGGCAAGAACTCGCGCGTCCAGGTTTTCCAGGGCTACGTTATGGGCCGTCAGGGCCACGGCGTTGGCGAAACCTTCACCGTTCGCAAGGTTTCCTTCGGCACCGGTGTTGAGCGTACCTTCCCGGTTCACTCCCCAATCATCGAAAAGATCGAGGTTGTGACCAAGGGCGACGTTCGTCGTGCAAAGCTGTACTACATGCGCGATCGTCACGGCAAGGCTGCTCGCATCCGCGAGAAGCGCGACTTCAACACAAAGAAGTAA